The proteins below come from a single Benincasa hispida cultivar B227 chromosome 4, ASM972705v1, whole genome shotgun sequence genomic window:
- the LOC120076129 gene encoding uncharacterized protein LOC120076129 has translation MSNSIIQLIASDKFNGEGYSNWKSNINMILVMDGLRFVLMEECPPVPSTTVNQNVQDIYDRWVRANEKARAYILASISDVLNKKHEVMPTTREIMASLQKMFGQPSSSVRHEAIKYVYSTRMKDGSNIREHVLYMMVHFNVAEAHGAMIDEISQEKEVNVISKSKKIFKGSMSGTRLTDNKKSAPCSSKDKSVQMKKKGKGN, from the exons atgtcgaattcaattatacaactgATAGCTTCCGATAAGTTTAACGGTGAAGgatattcaaattggaaatccAACATCAATATGATATTAGTTATGGATGGTTTGAGGTTTGTAttgatggaggaatgtcctccggtTCCCAGTACAACAGTGAATCAAAATGTTCAGGACATCTATGATCGGTGGGTTAGGGCTAATGAAAAAGCTCGGGCCtacatcttagcaagtatatccgatgtacttaataagaaacatgaggtaatGCCCACCACCCGTGAGATAATGGCGTCGCTTCAAAAGATGTTTGGGCAGCCATCATCCTCTGTacgacatgaagccattaagtatgtGTATAGTACTCGCATGAAAGATGGTTCCAACATTAGAGAACACGTTCTctatatgatggtccattttaatgttgctgagGCTCATGGGGCGATGATAGATGAGATAAGTCAA gaaaaagaagtaaatgttatttctaaatCTAAGAAGATTTTTAAGGGGTCGATGTCTGGAACAAGACTCACTGATAACAAGAAGTCTGCTCCTTGTTCTTCAAAAGATAAAtctgtacaaatgaagaagaagggtaaaggGAATTAG